The window CCCGTAGCAACGGCAGCACGTGAGAGTGGCGCCACAAATTCACGTTGGCCCGAAGAGGCGGAACCGGCACCACCAGGTAACTGCACAGAGTGGGTTGCATCAAAAACCACCGGATAGCCAAATTGGCGCATGATAACCAGAGAGCGCATGTCGCTCACCAGGTTATTATAGCCAAAACAAGCGCCACGCTCGGTCAACAGGATCTTATCGTTACCGGTGGAGAGAACCTTGCCAATAGCATTCTCCATATCCCAGGGAGCCTGGAACTGGCCCTTCTTGATATTAACTATACGACCAGTCTCACCCACAGCGACCAGCAAATCGGTCTGGCGAGAGAGGAATGCCGGGATTTGCATGATATCAAGGACTTCGGCCGCAGCTTTAACCTGGGTCACATCATGAACATCGGAGATGACTGGCAGACCGGTCTCTTCCTTAACCGCTTGCAGAATTTTCAGCCCCTCTACGAGACCGGGGCCGCGATAGGATTTAACAGAGGTTCGATTGGCCTTGTCGTATGAGGCCTTAAAAACAAGGCTGACACCGACACGCTCGGCAATCTCGCGTAAAGCCCTGGCCATGCTCAAGGTATGCTCAAGGCTCTCTATGGCACAAGGACCAGCGATCAACACCAGAGGGTTGTCCCCACCAATCTTTACAGATCCCACTGAAAGTATTTTACTCATTGACCATCCTGACCTTTGCTGGCCTTGAAACATGCGCCAACAAAAGACTCGAAGAGTGGGTGAGGAGCCATTGGCCGTGATTTAAATTCAGGATGAAATTGGCAACCGAGGAACCATGGGTGATCCGTAATCTCGACAATCTCGACGAGGTTCTCTTCCGTATAAACTCCGGAAAGGACCAGCCCGCATTTTTCCAGCGCTTCGCGGTAGGCGTTATTGAATTCGAAACGATGACGATGGCGCTCACCGATATCTTTCTGGCCATAAATTCTGCGTGCCAGAGTCTTCTCCTGCAAAGAACAGGGGTAGGCGCCAAGACGCATTGTGCCGCCTTTACCCTTGACCTTCTTCTGCCCTTCCATGATGTGAATGACGGGGTTCTTGGCGTCTTCCTTGAATTCACTGGAGTAGGCTTCCTCGATTTTACAGACCGAACGCGCAAACTCTACCACGGCCATCTGCATACCAAGGCAGATGCCAAAGAAGGGGATCTGGTTTTCCCTGGCATGAGTAATCGCAGCAATCTTCCCTTCGCTGCCACGTTCGCCGAAACCACCTGGGACCAGGATACCGTCGACATCATCGAACGTCGAGCCAACACCGTGCCGCTCCAGAGCTTCTGAATCAACATACTGCAGCTGCACCCGGCAGTTATTGCCGATGCCGCCATGCGTCAAAGCCTCGGCAAGCGACTTGTAGCTCTCGGTCAGATCTACATATTTACCGACAATCGCAATGGTCGTCACGCCTGCAGGCTCCTTAACGCGCGTAACGATTCTTTGCCAACCGCTCAAGTCAGGCTTCTTGGTCCAGATATTGAGCGATTCAATAATTCTTTCGTCCAGACCCTCTTCATGAAAGGCCAGTGGAACTTCATAGATCGTGCCCACGTCTCTGGCCGTAATGACAGCATCTTCGCGGACATTACAAAACAGGGCGATCTTGCTCTTCATATCACGAGGCAGTTCACGGTCACAACGACAGAGCAGGATATCCGGTTGGATTCCGATCTGGCGCAACTCCTTGACGCTGTGTTGAGTCGGCTTGGTTTTCAACTCGCCGGCAGTCGGAATATAGGGAACCAGGGTCAGGTGAATATAGATGACATTCTCGGGGCCAAGATCGGTGCGGAACTGGCGAATGGCCTCCAGGAAAGGCAGGGATTCGATATCACCAACGGTACCGCCCACCTCAACAAGCGCCAGATCGACGCCTTTGGAATTTTCCAGGATCTTGCTCTTGATCTCGTTTGTGATATGGGGGATGACCTGAACCGTACCACCCAGATAATCGCCACGGCGCTCTTTACGAATAACTGAATCATAGACTTGACCGGTCGTGAAGTTGGATTTTTTGGTCAGGTTAGCGGTGGTGTAGCGCTCATAATGGCCCAGGTCCAGATCGGTCTCAGCACCATCATCAGTGACAAAAACCTCACCGTGCTGAAAAGGGCTCATGGTTCCCGGATCAACGTTGATATAGGGGTCCAACTTCTGCATGGAAACTTTTAAGCCACGTGCTTCCATAAGAGCACCGATAGATGCGGCTGCCAACCCTTTGCCGAGAGAGGAAACAACGCC of the Deltaproteobacteria bacterium IMCC39524 genome contains:
- the kdsA gene encoding 3-deoxy-8-phosphooctulonate synthase; its protein translation is MSKILSVGSVKIGGDNPLVLIAGPCAIESLEHTLSMARALREIAERVGVSLVFKASYDKANRTSVKSYRGPGLVEGLKILQAVKEETGLPVISDVHDVTQVKAAAEVLDIMQIPAFLSRQTDLLVAVGETGRIVNIKKGQFQAPWDMENAIGKVLSTGNDKILLTERGACFGYNNLVSDMRSLVIMRQFGYPVVFDATHSVQLPGGAGSASSGQREFVAPLSRAAVATGIDALFWEVHDNPEKALCDGPNSLSLGSVESLLRTMLSLDEIVRS
- a CDS encoding CTP synthase, translated to MKTKFIFITGGVVSSLGKGLAAASIGALMEARGLKVSMQKLDPYINVDPGTMSPFQHGEVFVTDDGAETDLDLGHYERYTTANLTKKSNFTTGQVYDSVIRKERRGDYLGGTVQVIPHITNEIKSKILENSKGVDLALVEVGGTVGDIESLPFLEAIRQFRTDLGPENVIYIHLTLVPYIPTAGELKTKPTQHSVKELRQIGIQPDILLCRCDRELPRDMKSKIALFCNVREDAVITARDVGTIYEVPLAFHEEGLDERIIESLNIWTKKPDLSGWQRIVTRVKEPAGVTTIAIVGKYVDLTESYKSLAEALTHGGIGNNCRVQLQYVDSEALERHGVGSTFDDVDGILVPGGFGERGSEGKIAAITHARENQIPFFGICLGMQMAVVEFARSVCKIEEAYSSEFKEDAKNPVIHIMEGQKKVKGKGGTMRLGAYPCSLQEKTLARRIYGQKDIGERHRHRFEFNNAYREALEKCGLVLSGVYTEENLVEIVEITDHPWFLGCQFHPEFKSRPMAPHPLFESFVGACFKASKGQDGQ